One window of Nymphaea colorata isolate Beijing-Zhang1983 chromosome 1, ASM883128v2, whole genome shotgun sequence genomic DNA carries:
- the LOC116250560 gene encoding protein FANTASTIC FOUR 3 codes for MATLEALRHYFDSPTQEKSLLDALTALRRMKTINPVDLASFTEIFGELHFKENNPLEDSPQSVVLDDGAPSSSSSTTAYFSSDDDSSQASSVALVDDEARDVVPKTGESFLKNTKNLQMCTEGLGSESGGDVDESPHSSAEGSSEPLGNQSGNGQRMKDINRRSKYEGFPPPISSIGRNGQPWVSFRSYREDGRFVLREIRMPNQEFLHASREDGRLKLRFIQRDDDLETDAVEEEEETNDDGDDPEMGGAQQAQLQEEDDGGGDEGEKRAPM; via the coding sequence ATGGCGACGCTCGAGGCTTTGCGCCATTACTTTGACAGCCCCACGCAGGAGAAGAGCCTTCTCGATGCCCTGACTGCTCTCAGACGGATGAAGACGATCAACCCCGTCGACCTCGCCAGCTTCACGGAGATCTTCGGCGAGCTtcatttcaaagaaaacaaTCCTTTGGAGGACTCCCCTCAATCGGTCGTCCTCGATGACGGAGCACCATCGTCGTCGTCTTCTACGACGGCGTACTTTTCTTCTGATGACGATTCTTCTCAGGCGTCCAGCGTCGCGCTTGTTGATGACGAAGCTCGTGACGTGGTGCCCAAGACTGGGGAGTCTTTCCTGAAGAACACGAAAAATCTGCAGATGTGTACGGAGGGGCTGGGGTCCGAGAGCGGCGGGGATGTGGATGAATCGCCGCATAGTTCGGCGGAGGGTTCGTCAGAGCCATTGGGGAATCAATCGGGAAACGGGCAGAGGATGAAGGATATCAATCGGAGGAGTAAGTACGAAGGGTTTCCTCCGCCCATTTCCAGCATAGGAAGGAACGGGCAGCCGTGGGTCTCCTTTAGATCTTATAGAGAAGACGGAAGGTTTGTTCTCAGAGAAATCAGAATGCCCAACCAAGAGTTTCTGCATGCTAGCCGTGAAGACGGTCGCCTGAAGCTTCGTTTCATTCAGAGAGATGACGACCTTGAAACAGACgcagtggaagaagaagaagaaacgaaTGATGATGGCGACGACCCGGAAATGGGTGGTGCCCAACAAGCACAACTACAAGAGGAAGACGATGGTGGCGGCGATGAAGGTGAAAAGCGAGCGCCTATGtag
- the LOC116246160 gene encoding rho GTPase-activating protein 5-like has translation MPTMTEVLQSPRFSSSSPGSSPFYPLDNGNGGDLGQIHHTHLSSPANFLVGGQNLDERVAEEVAEEAVVEEDGGDTLSLLALLVAAFRKSMVPCNTDKEDVSSMDIGWPTDVRHVAHVTFDRFNGFLGLPDEFEPDVPRRAPSASASVFGVSTESMQCSYDTRGNSVPTILLQMQRKLYAQGGLQAEGIFRINAENSQEEYLRDQLNKGIVPDNIDVHCLSGLIKAWFRELPKGVLDSLTPEQVMQANTEEDCLQLVRLLPSTEAALLDWAINLMADVVQEEHINKMNARNVAMVFAPNMTQMADPLSALMYAVQVMNFLKTLILKTLRERQDSVLQAAPSSQSDPSDENDKHTSSQCCLSISTKEEQEQQEHIFPTTDPNNQSLIDDVGDGSEPHEDKSSTDCCSKPTATESPSEEPSQSTRLSDGPKVAATSSKTSTKDSHGNKNNSNAKKVAKKTNVQNTDQATVPAEKSRGMSIVSHISSSLARVEAWR, from the exons aTGCCAACCATGACTGAGGTACTCCAGAGCCCtcgtttttcttcttcctctccaggCTCTTCACCCTTCTACCCATTAGACAATGGTAATGGTGGTGATTTGGGGCAGATCCATCACACCCACTTGAGTTCTCCGGCCAATTTCTTGGTTGGCGGGCAGAACTTGGACGAGAGAGTGGCTGAGGAGGTGGCGGAAGAggcggtggtggaggaagacGGTGGGGATACTCTCTCCTTGTTGGCTCTGTTGGTGGCTGCTTTCAGGAAGTCCATGGTGCCTTGCAACACTGATAAGGAGGATGTCTCCTCTATGGATATCGGGTGGCCGACGGATGTGAGGCATGTTGCCCATGTCACGTTCGATAGGTTCAATGGGTTTTTGGGGTTGCCTGATGAGTTTGAGCCTGACGTGCCCAGAAGGGCCCCTAGTGCCAG TGCAAGTGTCTTTGGGGTCTCTACAGAATCTATGCAGTGTTCCTACGACACCAGAGGGAATAGTGTCCCAACCATACTCTTGCAGATGCAGAGAAAATTGTATGCTCAAGGGGGACTTCAA GCTGAGGGCATATTTAGGATCAACGCGGAGAACAGCCAAGAGGAATATCTTAGGGACCAGTTGAACAAGGGCATTGTCCCAGATAACATTGATGTCCATTGTTTATCTGGACTGATAAAG GCCTGGTTCAGAGAACTCCCAAAAGGGGTGCTAGATTCTCTTACTCCTGAGCAGGTAATGCAAGCAAACACAGAGGAGGACTGCCTCCAACTTGTCAGGCTTTTGCCATCAACAGAAGCAGCTCTTCTGGATTGGGCTATTAATTTGATGGCTGATGTTGTTCAAGAGGAGCACATAAACAAGATGAATGCTCGCAATGTTGCTATGGTGTTTGCACCAAACATGACACAG ATGGCAGATCCCTTAAGTGCATTGATGTATGCAGTTCAAGTCATGAATTTCTTGAAGACGTTGATCTTGAAGACActaagagaaaggcaggattctGTTCTTCAAGCAGCACCATCTTCTCAATCGGATCCCTCTGATGAAAATGATAAGCATACTTCATCACAGTGCTGTCTAAGCATAAGCACCAAAGAGGAGCAAGAACAGCAAGAGCATATATTTCCAACAACTGATCCCAATAATCAATCTTTGATTGATGATGTAGGTGACGGCAGTGAACCTCATGAAGACAAATCTAGTACTGATTGCTGTAGTAAGCCTACTGCCACAGAAAGCCCATCAGAGGAGCCTTCTCAGTCCACACGTCTATCTGATGGACCAAAAGTTGCTGCAACTAGTTCAAAAACCAGCACTAAAGATAGCCATGGAAATAAGAACAATTCAAATGCAAAGAAGGTTGCAAAGAAAACAAACGTACAGAATACAGACCAAGCAACAGTACCAGCTGAGAAGTCGAGAGGAATGAGCATCGTGAGCCATATAAGTTCAAGTTTGGCACGAGTTGAAGCATGGAGATAA
- the LOC116247440 gene encoding probable small nuclear ribonucleoprotein G — protein sequence MSKSGQPPDLKKYMDKKLHIKLNANRVVVGTLRGFDQFMNLVVDNTVEVNGNEKTEIGMVVIRGNSVVMIEALEPVSKG from the exons ATGAGCAAATCTGGCCAGCCCCCTGATCTCAAAAA GTACATGGACAAGAAGCTTCACA TAAAACTGAACGCGAATAGAGTGGTCGTTGGCACGCTTCGTGGATTCGATCAGTTTATGAATTTGGTGGTGGACAACACTGTGGAGGTTAATGGCAATGAAAAGACTGAGATAGGGATGGTG GTCATCAGAGGAAACAGTGTAGTGATGATTGAAGCTCTTGAACCAGTTAGTAAGGGTTGA
- the LOC116245625 gene encoding protein RALF-like 34, with protein MATGANLAFLLLLLLPLCFISTMVRAKQQSHHRPTEEEENKEEMVVGNGRLDMGTEAIGWSTSELEEMLGVADDEMPFGGELGSRRSLLWISLRHYYISYGALSANRIPCPPRSGRSYYTHNCYRARGPVRPYRRGCPSITRCRREA; from the coding sequence ATGGCTACCGGCGCCAATCTCGCCTTCCTGCTCCTCCTCCTGCTGCCTCTTTGCTTCATATCCACTATGGTGCGCGCCAAGCAACAGTCGCACCATAGGCCGACCGAGGAGGAAGAAAATAAGGAGGAGATGGTGGTGGGGAACGGGCGGTTGGATATGGGAACAGAGGCAATAGGGTGGTCGACCTCGGAGTTGGAGGAGATGCTTGGCGTCGCCGACGATGAGATGCCGTTCGGCGGCGAGTTGGGCAGCAGGAGATCCCTGTTGTGGATATCCCTCCGGCACTACTACATCAGCTATGGGGCTCTCTCGGCCAACAGAATCCCCTGCCCACCACGCTCCGGCAGATCTTACTACACCCACAACTGCTATCGGGCTAGGGGTCCCGTCAGGCCCTACCGCAGAGGCTGCCCTTCCATCACTCGCTGCAGAAGAGAAGCTTAG